Proteins from a single region of Pangasianodon hypophthalmus isolate fPanHyp1 chromosome 7, fPanHyp1.pri, whole genome shotgun sequence:
- the LOC117597669 gene encoding uncharacterized protein LOC117597669, which yields MVMLLWITVVLFSHNSAQMNAVDQPNSVITAASGDNVTLHCFRMEERHTEPIIWYKQAVGHEPRVMVTVHKLAQNPIFEDEFNSPRFTVENLKESCHLKITNVEPSDEAMYYCGLKKIVILFGKGTFLSVKGDGDVKVSVLQSSVMNSVAAGASVTLQCSVLSQSRAAHLQVLWFRAAPPQSHPQIIYTHHNSSHQCESSSSTHTCVYSFSKNILSLNDTGTYYCAVAVCGKIIFGNGTRVQLERSVESVVICLAVALGLCVVVIFALIFVLTYKRRNYEQRRVKLKQGSVTDKTLNQDCDNVELNYAALHFNERRAKRGKVKKQQPQDIIYSDVRGPSVT from the exons ATGGTGATGCTGTTATGGATTACAGTGGTGCTTTTTAGTCACA ATTCTGCACAAATGAACGCTGTTGATCAGCCGAACTCAGTGATCACTGCTGCATCTGGTGATAACGTGACTCTACACTGCTTTCGAATGGAAGAACGACACACTGAACCCATCATTTGGTACAAACAAGCAGTAGGACACGAGCCTCGTGTAATGGTCACAGTTCATAAACTAGCACAGAATCCCATTTTTGAAGATGAGTTCAACTCGCCGAGGTTTACTGTTGAGAATTTAAAAGAAAGCTGCCATTTGAAAATTACTAACGTGGAACCATCAGATGAAGCCATGTATTACTGTGGATTAAAAAAGATTGTAATATTGTTTGGAAAAGGAACATTTTTATCAGTAAAAG GTGATGGAGATGTAAAAGTGTCAGTGTTGCAGAGCAGTGTGATGAACTCGGTTGCTGCAGGAGCGTCAGTGACTCTGCAGTGCTCGGTTCTCTCTCAGAGCAGAGCAGCACATCTCCAAGTGCTCTGGTTCAGAGCTGCTCCACCACAATCCCATCCtcaaatcatttacactcatcacaacagcagccatcagtgtgagagcagctcttctacacacacctgtgtgtacagCTTCTCCAAGAACATCCTCAGCCTCAATGATACTGGCACTTACTACTGcgctgtggctgtgtgtgggAAGATCATTTTTGGGAACGGGACACGAGTTCAGTTGG agagaTCTGTGGAATCTGTAGTGATCTGCCTCGCTGTAGCTTTGGGACTGTGTGTGGTCGTGATCTTTGCTTTGATCTTTGTCCTAACCTATAAAAGAAGAAACTATGAACAACGCAGGG tgaaattaaaacaaGGTTCTGTGACAGACAAGACCCTCAATCAG GACTGTGACAATGTGGAGCTGAATTACGCTGCCTTACATTTCAATGAGAGGAGAGCCAAAAGAggaaaagtaaagaaacaaCAACCTCAAGATATTATATATTCTGATGTGCGAGGTCCTTCTGTAACTTAA
- the LOC128318616 gene encoding uncharacterized protein LOC128318616, producing the protein MVMLLWITVVLFSHNSAQMNAVNQPNSVITAASGDNVTLHCFRMKEGHTEAIIWYKQAVGHEPRVMVTAHNLAQNPIFEDEFNSPRFTVENLKESCHLKIANVEPSDEAMYYCGLKKFVTLFGKGTFLSVKGDGDVKVSVLQSSVLNSVPAGASVTLQCSVLSQSRAADLQVLWFRAAPSQSHPQIIYTHHNSSHQCESGSSTHTCVYSFSKNILSLSDTGTYYCAVAVCGKIIFGNGTRVQLERPEDPVVICLAVALGLCVVVIFALIFVLTYKRRNCEQRRVKLKQGSVTDKTLNQDCDNVELNYAALHFHERRAKRGKVKKQQPQDIIYSDVRGPSVT; encoded by the exons ATGGTGATGCTGTTATGGATTACAGTGGTGCTTTTTAGTCACA ATTCTGCACAAATGAACGCTGTCAATCAGCCGAACTCAGTGATCACTGCTGCATCTGGTGATAATGTGACTCTACACTGCTTTCGAATGAAAGAAGGACACACTGAAGCCATCATTTGGTACAAACAAGCAGTAGGACACGAGCCTCGTGTAATGGTCACAGCTCATAACCTAGCACAGAATCCCATTTTTGAAGATGAGTTCAACTCGCCGAGGTTTACTGTTGAGAATTTAAAAGAAAGCTGCCATTTGAAAATTGCTAACGTGGAACCATCAGATGAAGCCATGTATTACTGTGGATTAAAAAAGTTTGTAACATTGTTTGGAAAAGGAACATTTTTATCAGTAAAAG GTGATGGAGATGTAAAAGTGTCAGTGTTGCAGAGCAGCGTGTTGAACTCGGTTCCTGCAGGAGCGTCAGTGACTCTGCAGTGCTCGGTTCTCTctcagagcagagcagcagatcTCCAAGTGCTCTGGTTCAGAGCTGCTCCATCACAATCCCATCCtcaaatcatttacactcatcacaacagcagccatcagtgtgagagcggctcttctacacacacctgtgtgtacagCTTCTCCAAGAACATCCTCAGCCTCAGTGATACTGGCACTTACTACTGcgctgtggctgtgtgtgggAAGATTATTTTTGGGAACGGGACACGAGTACAGTTGG agagacCTGAAGATCCTGTAGTGATCTGCCTCGCTGTAGCTTTGGGACTGTGTGTGGTCGTGATCTTTGCTTTGATCTTTGTCCTAACCTATAAAAGGAGAAACTGTGAACAACGCAGGG tgaaattaaaacaaGGTTCTGTGACAGACAAGACCCTCAATCAG GACTGTGACAATGTGGAGCTGAATTACGCTGCCTTACATTTCCATGAGAGGAGAGCCAAAAGAggaaaagtaaagaaacaaCAACCTCAAGATATTATATATTCTGATGTGCGAGGTCCTTCTGTAACTTAG